A window from Trinickia violacea encodes these proteins:
- a CDS encoding FAD-dependent monooxygenase, translated as MKQMDLRIAIIGAGIGGLTLALALREHGIDAQLYEQTDELREVGAAVALSANATRFYDRMGLREAFDSVCAEIPALVYRDGRSGAVIGHHRGAPSYREQFGGSYWGVHRADLQAVLSQAVGLDRIHLGHRLIDLAQHPDRVSLTFDNGQRIEADLVIGADGARSITRRWMLGYDDALYSGCSGFRGVVPAERMDLLPDPETIQFWIGPQGHLLHYPIGGKGDQNFLLVERHPSPWPSREWVMPASEGEQLRVFGDWHPAVVQMIGAVPISQRWGLFHRPPLGRWSRGRVTLIGDAAHALVPHHGQGANQSIEDAVVLAAQLAKAGPGNWREAQEAYERLRRGRTRKVQYASITTADVLHLPDGPAAEARNARLGERESVMHHLDWIHGFDALSEEPNERQGGTWL; from the coding sequence ATGAAGCAGATGGATCTGAGGATAGCCATCATCGGCGCCGGCATTGGCGGCCTGACGCTTGCGCTCGCGCTTCGCGAGCACGGCATCGATGCGCAGCTCTATGAACAGACCGACGAGCTGCGCGAGGTCGGGGCGGCTGTCGCGCTGTCGGCCAATGCGACGCGCTTCTACGATCGCATGGGACTGCGCGAGGCTTTCGACAGCGTGTGCGCGGAAATCCCTGCGCTGGTCTATCGCGACGGACGCAGCGGCGCGGTCATCGGACATCACCGGGGCGCACCCAGCTATCGCGAGCAATTCGGCGGCTCGTACTGGGGCGTTCATCGTGCTGATCTGCAGGCCGTGCTCTCCCAGGCGGTGGGCCTCGATCGCATTCACCTCGGCCATCGGCTGATCGATCTCGCGCAGCACCCGGATCGCGTGAGCTTGACGTTCGATAACGGTCAACGCATCGAGGCCGATCTGGTGATCGGCGCCGACGGCGCTCGCTCGATCACGCGGCGCTGGATGCTTGGCTACGACGACGCCCTGTATTCAGGCTGCTCGGGCTTTCGCGGCGTGGTGCCGGCCGAGCGAATGGACTTGCTGCCCGATCCCGAGACCATCCAGTTCTGGATCGGGCCGCAGGGCCATCTGCTGCACTATCCGATCGGCGGCAAAGGCGACCAGAATTTTCTGCTGGTCGAGCGCCATCCGTCGCCGTGGCCGTCGCGCGAGTGGGTCATGCCGGCTAGCGAGGGCGAGCAGCTGCGCGTGTTCGGGGACTGGCATCCGGCGGTGGTGCAGATGATCGGGGCGGTGCCCATCAGCCAACGCTGGGGCCTGTTCCATCGTCCGCCGCTCGGCCGTTGGAGCCGGGGCCGTGTGACGCTGATCGGCGATGCCGCGCATGCACTGGTGCCGCACCACGGCCAGGGCGCCAACCAGTCGATCGAGGATGCCGTGGTGCTGGCTGCGCAGTTGGCCAAGGCGGGTCCGGGGAATTGGCGCGAGGCGCAGGAGGCCTACGAGCGCTTGCGCCGGGGGCGCACGCGCAAGGTGCAGTACGCCTCGATCACGACTGCGGACGTGCTGCATCTGCCGGACGGGCCGGCCGCCGAGGCGCGCAATGCCCGGCTCGGC